The genomic region GGCACGCATAGCATCAACATCGCCAATTTCTCGCTCGGCCGCCGCGAGCGCTCGGGAAAAACGCCGCCCGAGGCCATCGCCGTGGTCCACGTGGATGGGCGCGTCCCGCCGCTGGTGCTGGAAGAGCTGCGCCAGATCGAAGCCGTCACCGTGGCCAAGGCCATCCGGCTCTGATGCGTGTTATCGCCGGCAAATTCCGCGGGCGTACGCTGCGCTTGCTGCGCCGCTTGGACCTGCGGCCCACCTCCGACCGCCTGCGCGAGACGCTTTTCGACGTGCTCAGCGGCGGCGAGCC from Terriglobales bacterium harbors:
- a CDS encoding RsmD family RNA methyltransferase; the encoded protein is MRVIAGKFRGRTLRLLRRLDLRPTSDRLRETLFDVLSGGEP